In Promicromonospora sp. Populi, one genomic interval encodes:
- a CDS encoding LacI family DNA-binding transcriptional regulator, whose amino-acid sequence MATIGDVAQAAGVSRSTASYALSGKRTISPDVRRRVEDAVRKLGYTPNAGARALATSQTMVIGLLAQFLEDEFAPAMLQYMLGVSNTARELGYDILLVTEADGARALRRITDSRMVDGVVLLNVAERDERLPVLRAASRPGVLVGLPADCTGVDVFDLDFEEAGRLMVDHLHRLGHREVALVSHPEHLTEHGGAYVRRLQNAAVEAARARGITLHAVFGSSHQPDVGQDLNALLDAHPGVTGLLINNEAAAAALPTVLHERGLTAPGDLSVVGRYSDEFARTFSLPYSSIESAPDRIGRMAVRQLVRRIEGEVAADEPHVVRFVSPELVDRGSTGAPRAT is encoded by the coding sequence GTGGCCACCATCGGGGATGTCGCCCAGGCGGCGGGGGTGTCGCGCAGCACGGCGTCGTACGCGCTGTCGGGCAAGCGGACGATCTCGCCGGACGTGCGCCGGCGCGTCGAGGACGCCGTCCGGAAGCTCGGGTACACGCCGAACGCGGGCGCGCGTGCCCTTGCCACGTCGCAGACGATGGTGATCGGGCTGCTCGCCCAGTTCCTCGAGGACGAGTTCGCGCCGGCGATGCTCCAGTACATGCTGGGCGTCTCCAACACTGCCCGCGAGCTCGGCTACGACATCCTGCTGGTCACCGAGGCCGACGGCGCCCGGGCCCTGCGCAGGATCACGGACTCGCGGATGGTCGACGGCGTGGTGCTGCTGAACGTGGCCGAGCGGGACGAGCGGTTGCCGGTCCTGCGAGCCGCCAGCCGGCCCGGGGTGCTCGTCGGGCTGCCCGCCGACTGCACAGGGGTTGACGTCTTCGACCTCGACTTCGAGGAGGCGGGCCGCCTGATGGTGGACCACCTGCACCGGCTCGGGCACCGTGAGGTCGCCCTCGTGTCGCATCCGGAGCACCTGACCGAGCACGGCGGCGCCTACGTGCGGCGCCTGCAGAATGCCGCCGTCGAGGCAGCGCGTGCGCGCGGGATCACGCTGCACGCGGTGTTCGGCTCGTCGCACCAGCCCGACGTCGGTCAGGACCTGAACGCCCTGCTCGACGCGCACCCCGGCGTCACCGGGCTGCTGATCAACAACGAGGCCGCGGCGGCCGCCCTGCCGACCGTGCTGCACGAGCGCGGGCTCACGGCGCCCGGCGACCTGTCCGTCGTCGGGCGGTACTCGGACGAGTTCGCCCGCACCTTCTCCCTGCCGTACTCGTCGATCGAGAGCGCGCCGGACCGGATCGGCCGGATGGCCGTACGCCAGCTCGTGCGCCGCATCGAGGGCGAGGTGGCGGCCGACGAGCCACACGTCGTGCGCTTCGTGTCACCAGAGCTCGTGGACCGGGGCAGCACCGGCGCGCCCCGCGCGACCTGA
- a CDS encoding DUF222 domain-containing protein, translating into MATSRFDDVPRPMEDVLSDLEALLDELTGTAADDVSVRRLTSASARLRVAGTRIDAVRWVVLPRIEAAGLWAQSGSRTFAVWLAHAEDIQTQTARREIRTARALRDHLPATLTAALAGCISTDKIRALVDVATTSTTRTDTLAAPAVDVPTIDLPTEAPTTEPASGNPDDGTDTGGTGAGGTGESGAGESGAGESGTGEGGTGEGGVPGPAAPTWEEQLLDWSTENGPDRFRGLVRYFARHADPDADERGYTKAKEREYLDVSPTLGGYHLSGFLTEEHGQTLTTAVASIMGAPATGDDRTPGQRRAQALADLSRVVLDNAHTGTGAAVRPHLNITVSWTELQALATKNRINNPTGDGPTDLTLFTSTSTSTSTSTSTTSTSGTHRIAGGTEAAAEAGVPSVKRPAVFTETNTPIPTALLRRIACDSQITRIVFGPDSQVLNVGRTQRTITGQLRRAVIARDKHCVLGQCDQPPSRCEVHHAIRHWADGGETSVTNAALLCWHHHDLVDSQNITMHYNNGWHFTDRNGQPIFTRTPTT; encoded by the coding sequence ATGGCAACAAGCAGGTTTGACGATGTCCCGCGCCCCATGGAGGACGTGCTGAGCGACCTGGAAGCACTGCTGGACGAGCTGACTGGGACGGCTGCTGATGACGTCAGTGTCCGACGCCTGACCAGCGCCTCCGCCCGCCTTCGCGTAGCAGGCACCCGGATCGACGCGGTGCGCTGGGTGGTCCTGCCGAGAATCGAGGCCGCCGGGCTCTGGGCCCAGAGCGGATCGCGCACCTTCGCCGTCTGGCTCGCCCACGCCGAAGACATCCAGACCCAGACCGCCCGGCGCGAGATCCGCACCGCGCGAGCCCTACGCGACCACCTCCCCGCGACCCTCACCGCAGCCCTTGCCGGATGCATCAGCACCGACAAGATCCGCGCCCTGGTCGACGTCGCCACCACCAGCACCACACGCACCGACACCCTGGCCGCACCCGCCGTCGACGTGCCCACAATCGACCTGCCTACCGAAGCGCCCACAACCGAACCAGCATCAGGCAACCCGGACGACGGCACCGACACCGGCGGTACTGGCGCCGGCGGCACTGGCGAGAGCGGCGCGGGCGAGAGCGGCGCGGGCGAGAGCGGCACTGGCGAAGGTGGCACTGGCGAAGGTGGCGTCCCGGGCCCGGCCGCGCCGACCTGGGAGGAGCAACTCCTGGACTGGTCCACCGAGAACGGCCCTGACCGGTTCCGCGGCCTGGTGCGCTACTTCGCCCGCCACGCCGACCCCGACGCGGACGAACGCGGCTACACCAAGGCCAAGGAACGCGAATATCTCGACGTCTCCCCCACCCTGGGCGGATACCACCTGTCCGGATTCCTCACCGAGGAACACGGCCAGACTCTCACCACCGCGGTCGCCTCCATCATGGGCGCACCCGCCACCGGCGATGACCGCACCCCCGGACAACGCCGCGCCCAAGCCCTGGCCGACCTGTCCCGCGTGGTCCTGGACAACGCCCACACCGGCACTGGCGCTGCCGTCCGCCCGCACCTCAACATCACCGTCTCCTGGACCGAGCTCCAGGCCCTCGCCACCAAGAACCGCATCAACAATCCCACCGGCGACGGCCCGACCGACCTCACGCTGTTCACCAGCACCAGCACCAGCACCAGCACCAGCACCAGCACCACCAGCACCAGCGGGACGCACCGGATCGCCGGAGGAACCGAGGCCGCCGCAGAAGCCGGCGTCCCGAGCGTGAAGCGGCCGGCAGTGTTCACCGAGACCAACACCCCGATACCCACCGCCCTGCTCCGCCGCATCGCGTGCGACAGCCAGATCACCCGCATCGTCTTCGGACCCGACTCCCAGGTCCTGAACGTCGGCCGCACCCAACGCACCATCACCGGGCAACTACGCCGCGCCGTCATCGCCCGCGACAAACACTGCGTGCTCGGCCAATGCGACCAACCGCCGTCCCGCTGCGAGGTCCACCACGCCATACGCCACTGGGCCGACGGCGGAGAAACCTCCGTCACCAACGCCGCCCTGCTCTGCTGGCACCACCACGACCTCGTCGACAGCCAGAACATCACCATGCACTACAACAACGGCTGGCACTTCACCGACCGCAACGGACAACCGATCTTCACGCGGACGCCCACAACATGA
- a CDS encoding ferredoxin reductase translates to MTEAASEGARSSGVQPAAAGGNRLGQRYTVPSGWQIATLVGRRSESPSAETLVLDVPEWPGHLAGQHLDLRLTAPDGYTAERSYSLANGPALPGTSRVEVTIQRVRDGEVSPYLVDDFPLGSAIEVRGPIGGWFVWDPVHDAGTPVLLLAGGSGLVPVMSMVRARREAGDRTPFRLIYSVRTAEDRLYTDELETLVSRGDGFEASTIFTRAVSLTALRGPRRLTSSELAAWGWPPELEPRVYVCGPTGFVEAVARMLVAQGHDPARIRTERFGPAAG, encoded by the coding sequence GTGACTGAAGCCGCGTCGGAAGGCGCCCGGTCCAGCGGGGTTCAGCCCGCAGCCGCCGGGGGTAATCGACTTGGTCAGCGCTATACCGTTCCCTCCGGCTGGCAGATCGCCACCCTGGTGGGGCGGCGGTCCGAGAGCCCGTCCGCGGAGACCCTGGTGCTCGACGTGCCGGAATGGCCCGGACATCTCGCCGGTCAGCACCTCGACCTGCGGCTGACCGCGCCCGACGGCTACACCGCTGAGCGGTCCTACTCCCTTGCCAATGGGCCCGCGCTTCCCGGCACGAGTCGCGTGGAGGTCACGATCCAGCGGGTCCGCGACGGAGAGGTCTCCCCGTACCTCGTCGACGATTTTCCGCTCGGGTCCGCGATCGAGGTCCGTGGGCCCATCGGTGGATGGTTCGTCTGGGATCCGGTGCACGACGCGGGCACGCCGGTGCTCCTCCTGGCCGGCGGATCAGGGCTGGTCCCGGTGATGTCGATGGTGCGAGCTCGGCGCGAAGCCGGCGACCGGACGCCGTTCCGCCTGATCTACTCGGTGCGTACCGCGGAGGACCGGCTGTACACGGATGAGCTGGAGACGCTCGTTTCGCGAGGCGACGGATTCGAGGCCAGCACGATCTTTACCCGGGCGGTCTCGCTGACGGCCTTGCGCGGCCCGCGCCGCCTCACCTCGTCCGAGCTGGCCGCATGGGGCTGGCCCCCCGAGCTGGAACCGCGGGTGTACGTGTGCGGCCCGACGGGATTTGTCGAGGCGGTGGCGCGCATGCTGGTGGCTCAGGGCCACGACCCGGCCCGGATCCGAACCGAGCGGTTTGGCCCAGCGGCGGGATGA
- a CDS encoding sulfite oxidase-like oxidoreductase — MTLPPGQYAEEGFPVLSAGPTPRVEAETWSFTVSDEAGVTKTWTWADLMALPQDEPTVDIHCVTRWSKFGTRWRGVSLDVLLADVESTADFAMVGSYGGYTTNLPVADLLGGKAWIAHTFDGAPLHPEHGGPARLLVPHLYFWKSAKWVRSLRLMPTDRPGFWEKLGYHDLGDPWREQRYQGD, encoded by the coding sequence GTGACGCTGCCTCCCGGGCAGTACGCGGAGGAGGGCTTCCCGGTCCTATCCGCCGGTCCCACCCCGCGGGTGGAAGCCGAGACGTGGAGCTTCACCGTCTCCGACGAGGCCGGCGTCACGAAGACTTGGACGTGGGCGGACCTGATGGCGCTGCCCCAGGACGAGCCGACCGTCGACATCCATTGCGTGACCCGCTGGTCCAAGTTCGGTACCCGCTGGCGCGGGGTCTCCCTGGACGTCCTGCTCGCAGACGTGGAGTCCACCGCCGATTTTGCGATGGTGGGCTCCTACGGTGGTTACACGACGAACCTCCCGGTCGCGGACCTGCTGGGTGGCAAGGCCTGGATCGCGCACACCTTCGACGGGGCGCCGCTGCACCCCGAGCACGGCGGGCCGGCACGGCTGCTGGTGCCGCACCTGTACTTCTGGAAGTCGGCGAAGTGGGTGCGCTCGCTCAGGCTGATGCCGACGGACCGCCCGGGCTTCTGGGAGAAGCTCGGCTACCACGACCTCGGCGACCCGTGGCGGGAGCAGAGGTACCAGGGTGACTGA
- a CDS encoding esterase-like activity of phytase family protein: protein MKPSSRTRRSALPAALVGAALVGTALAGAALVGPGVLPAAAAAPERASELPQLHLLGSVDIPTGTQFDGTEVGGLSGLVYDTKRKRYAAISDDRSSRNDARYYELTINLADGALDDGDVEFTDVTTLTDDGAAYPEGAIDPEGIALTEHGVLVSSEGNASALLGPSVEEFDACGEHLGGLTVPRYYEPTADGRTGIRNNLAFESLTRTPHGRVVTATENALAQDGPIATLTEGSRSRLAVFNPASGRVIGEYVYLTDPIPEAPVPADGWADNGLVELVALGEDRFLAMERAFAAGVGNDVRIYEVRLDRSRRITGNRQTAGDTKPLEKRLVADLAEDFGIAPDNLEGMALGPKLPDGRQSLILVSDNNFSTAQKTQVLAFAIS, encoded by the coding sequence ATGAAGCCGAGCAGTCGAACCCGTCGGTCAGCACTCCCCGCGGCGCTGGTCGGAGCGGCACTGGTCGGAACGGCGCTTGCCGGAGCCGCGCTGGTCGGACCCGGTGTGCTCCCGGCAGCTGCCGCGGCGCCGGAACGGGCCTCCGAGCTGCCCCAGCTCCATCTGCTCGGTTCCGTCGACATCCCGACCGGGACACAGTTCGATGGCACCGAAGTCGGTGGCCTGTCAGGGCTGGTGTACGACACCAAGCGGAAGCGCTACGCGGCGATCTCGGACGACCGCAGCAGCCGCAACGATGCCCGCTACTACGAGCTGACCATCAACCTGGCCGACGGCGCACTGGACGACGGTGACGTCGAGTTCACCGACGTCACCACGCTCACCGACGACGGGGCGGCGTATCCCGAGGGGGCCATCGACCCGGAGGGAATCGCCCTGACCGAGCACGGTGTGCTCGTTTCCTCCGAGGGCAATGCCAGCGCACTGCTCGGCCCGTCCGTCGAGGAGTTCGATGCCTGCGGTGAGCACCTCGGCGGCCTCACCGTACCGAGGTACTACGAGCCGACCGCCGACGGCCGGACCGGAATTCGCAACAACCTGGCCTTCGAGTCGCTGACCCGCACGCCGCATGGTCGCGTCGTGACGGCGACCGAGAACGCGCTGGCTCAGGACGGACCCATCGCCACGCTGACGGAGGGAAGCCGTTCGCGTCTCGCCGTGTTCAACCCGGCATCCGGTCGCGTGATCGGAGAGTACGTCTACCTCACCGACCCGATCCCCGAGGCCCCGGTCCCCGCGGACGGATGGGCCGACAACGGACTCGTCGAGCTCGTGGCGCTCGGCGAGGATCGCTTCCTGGCCATGGAGCGTGCATTCGCGGCCGGCGTCGGCAACGACGTCCGCATCTACGAGGTGCGGCTCGACCGGAGCCGCCGTATAACCGGAAACCGGCAGACCGCAGGCGACACCAAGCCGCTGGAGAAGCGGCTCGTCGCCGATCTCGCCGAGGACTTCGGCATCGCACCCGACAACCTGGAAGGCATGGCCCTCGGGCCGAAGCTGCCGGACGGGCGTCAGAGCCTGATCCTGGTCTCGGACAACAACTTCAGCACCGCGCAGAAGACCCAGGTGCTCGCGTTCGCCATCTCCTGA
- the pcaC gene encoding 4-carboxymuconolactone decarboxylase has protein sequence MTDPNRAPEPGAAGTHDAGTHDAGTHEAGMTVRREVLGDAHVDRAVAGTTPFTADFQDLITRYAWGEIWTRPGLDRRSRSMITLTALVAGDHWDELAMHVRAAVRNGLSVEEIMEVLLQTAIYCSVPSANHAFKVAGDVLREDGLL, from the coding sequence ATGACCGACCCGAACCGAGCACCTGAACCCGGTGCCGCTGGTACGCACGATGCCGGTACGCACGATGCCGGTACGCACGAGGCAGGCATGACGGTGCGCCGCGAGGTGCTTGGCGATGCGCATGTGGACCGCGCCGTCGCCGGCACGACACCGTTCACGGCCGACTTCCAGGACCTCATCACGCGCTACGCGTGGGGCGAGATCTGGACGCGTCCAGGCCTGGACCGGCGCAGCCGCTCGATGATCACCCTGACGGCGCTGGTTGCGGGCGATCACTGGGACGAGCTTGCGATGCACGTGCGCGCCGCGGTGCGAAACGGCCTGAGCGTCGAGGAGATCATGGAGGTGCTGCTCCAGACAGCGATCTACTGCTCGGTGCCGAGCGCCAATCACGCGTTCAAGGTCGCCGGTGACGTTCTACGCGAGGACGGCCTCCTCTGA
- a CDS encoding alpha/beta fold hydrolase codes for MTVRPRLGAVEFALHDAARPLLVLGPSLGTSVTALWQDAAELLVGDGTGGGGGNGGGGNGGGGNGGGRDDSDGEVGAPVGQLDVIGWDLPGHGTAPDPVPADLVGLTVSDLAVAVLEIVERAQTRRGDAGAPFWYAGVSAGGAVGQQLLLDAPGRVLGAALICTATKFGDASAWAERADLVQRAGTPTQVEGSARRWFGPGFLEREPQVALRLLGSLQTADRFGYAAVCRALAEHDLRGRLGAVGVPAVAIAGGADPATPPEKLEEIADAVPGARLHVLDGVAHLAPAEQPRVVAKLVRDLIAGRVST; via the coding sequence ATGACCGTGCGACCCAGGCTGGGCGCGGTGGAGTTCGCGCTGCACGACGCCGCCCGCCCGCTGCTGGTCCTCGGGCCCTCGCTGGGCACGTCTGTGACCGCGCTCTGGCAGGACGCGGCGGAACTACTGGTCGGCGACGGCACCGGTGGTGGTGGCGGCAATGGTGGCGGCGGGAATGGTGGCGGCGGCAATGGCGGCGGCCGCGATGACAGCGATGGTGAGGTGGGTGCGCCGGTCGGTCAGCTGGACGTGATCGGCTGGGACCTGCCCGGTCACGGCACCGCGCCGGACCCGGTCCCGGCGGACCTCGTGGGGCTTACGGTGAGCGATCTCGCCGTCGCGGTCCTGGAGATCGTCGAGCGTGCGCAGACCCGGCGCGGTGATGCTGGAGCGCCGTTCTGGTACGCGGGAGTCTCGGCCGGCGGGGCGGTGGGGCAGCAGCTCCTGCTGGATGCCCCCGGCCGTGTGCTCGGCGCGGCACTGATCTGCACGGCCACGAAGTTCGGCGACGCGTCGGCGTGGGCCGAGCGGGCCGACCTGGTCCAGCGAGCCGGCACCCCGACCCAGGTCGAGGGCTCGGCGCGGCGGTGGTTCGGGCCGGGGTTCCTCGAACGCGAGCCGCAGGTCGCACTGCGGCTGCTCGGCAGCCTGCAGACCGCTGACCGGTTCGGCTACGCGGCGGTGTGCCGCGCGTTGGCCGAGCACGACCTGCGCGGACGGCTCGGCGCGGTCGGCGTCCCCGCCGTCGCCATCGCTGGCGGGGCCGATCCGGCAACGCCGCCCGAGAAGCTCGAAGAGATCGCCGACGCCGTGCCGGGCGCACGGCTGCACGTGCTGGACGGCGTGGCGCACCTCGCGCCGGCGGAACAGCCGCGGGTCGTGGCAAAGCTGGTCCGCGACCTCATCGCAGGGAGGGTGTCAACATGA
- a CDS encoding lyase family protein has product MPDVGLLTPGADVAPGSPAAVTDDVAVLRAMLRAEAAWVRVVVGRGAVDGSSVAADIDDNDDIDDLVERLAGQDDVALALATKVARESAAGGNPVIPLVAVLREAAGPHLAPVVHTGLTSQDVLDTALVLVLRAAARDVVADLDRAAAAAARLAAEHRARPALGRTLAQAAVPTSLGARFAGWLQGIQAARTFLAETAEALPLAYGGAAGELSGIARVAEAGQVSTTDHAADPFVLVEAWGAELGLPVGPGPWHVTRTPVVRLASALAEVCAALGKVANDVLQAVRPGVDELREPAEPGRGASSAMAHKQNPVLSVLIRRSAISAPHLAAQVLSAAGLAVDERPDGAWHAEWPALQQLARHAVASAHAGAELLGGLQVDAEAVDRNLRAGLPDAGPAPDVSAAAVVVDRVLAWFATGSFATGSLAAGSAGGSAGGSSIGSPDLELTEDA; this is encoded by the coding sequence GTGCCTGACGTCGGCCTCCTCACGCCCGGCGCGGACGTCGCTCCCGGCTCCCCGGCTGCGGTCACGGACGACGTGGCGGTCCTGCGCGCGATGCTCCGCGCCGAAGCGGCCTGGGTGCGGGTCGTGGTGGGACGGGGCGCCGTCGACGGAAGTAGTGTCGCTGCCGACATCGACGACAACGACGACATCGACGACCTCGTGGAGCGGCTGGCAGGGCAGGACGACGTCGCTCTCGCCCTCGCCACGAAGGTCGCCCGGGAGAGCGCCGCCGGGGGAAATCCCGTGATCCCCCTGGTGGCGGTGCTGCGGGAGGCGGCGGGACCGCACCTCGCGCCAGTCGTGCACACCGGCCTCACCTCCCAGGACGTGCTCGACACGGCGCTCGTCCTCGTCCTGCGGGCCGCCGCGCGTGACGTCGTCGCCGACCTGGACCGGGCGGCCGCCGCCGCGGCCCGCCTGGCGGCGGAGCATCGGGCCCGGCCGGCGCTCGGCCGCACCCTCGCCCAGGCGGCCGTGCCCACCTCGCTGGGCGCACGCTTCGCGGGCTGGCTCCAGGGCATCCAGGCGGCCCGGACCTTCCTGGCCGAGACCGCCGAAGCGCTGCCGCTCGCCTACGGCGGCGCAGCGGGCGAGCTGTCGGGGATCGCCCGGGTGGCCGAGGCGGGGCAGGTCTCCACGACGGACCACGCTGCCGATCCGTTCGTGCTCGTCGAGGCCTGGGGCGCGGAGCTGGGGCTGCCGGTCGGACCGGGCCCGTGGCACGTGACCCGCACACCCGTGGTGCGGCTCGCCTCGGCGCTCGCGGAGGTGTGCGCGGCGCTCGGCAAGGTCGCGAACGACGTCCTGCAGGCGGTCCGGCCGGGCGTGGACGAGCTGCGCGAGCCTGCGGAGCCGGGACGCGGGGCGTCGTCGGCGATGGCGCACAAGCAGAATCCGGTGCTGTCCGTGCTGATCCGCCGTTCGGCGATCAGCGCGCCGCACCTCGCGGCGCAGGTGCTCTCAGCGGCAGGCCTCGCCGTCGACGAGCGGCCCGACGGCGCCTGGCACGCGGAGTGGCCCGCCCTCCAGCAGCTCGCCCGGCACGCCGTGGCCTCCGCACACGCAGGCGCCGAGCTGCTGGGCGGCCTCCAGGTGGACGCCGAGGCCGTCGACCGGAACCTCCGCGCCGGTCTGCCGGACGCGGGACCGGCGCCCGACGTGAGCGCAGCCGCCGTCGTCGTCGATCGGGTGCTCGCCTGGTTCGCCACAGGATCGTTCGCCACAGGATCGCTCGCCGCCGGATCAGCTGGCGGATCAGCTGGCGGATCAAGCATCGGATCACCTGACCTAGAGCTGACGGAGGACGCATGA
- a CDS encoding protocatechuate 3,4-dioxygenase subunit alpha — protein MSDMGGDAANGLLPPTPGQTVGPFFGFAMPYERSNELVEPGTPGAVRLHGIVRDGAGDPVPDALVEIWQADPAGAVVARSGSILRDGTFTGWGRAETNREGGYWFRTLSPGATEPGRAPFFAVTVFARGLQDRLFTRAYLPAGPETSEADPLEGHPLGADPLGADPLLASLEPERRATLVTAREPDGSLRFDIRMQGEGETVFLRYDHAPADQVSTDQVSTDQVSTDQVPAAGRDGAGA, from the coding sequence ATGAGTGACATGGGTGGAGACGCCGCGAACGGCCTGTTGCCCCCGACACCCGGGCAGACCGTCGGTCCCTTCTTCGGCTTCGCGATGCCCTACGAGCGCAGCAACGAGCTGGTGGAGCCCGGCACCCCTGGCGCCGTCCGCCTCCACGGGATCGTGCGCGACGGCGCGGGCGACCCGGTCCCCGACGCTCTCGTCGAGATCTGGCAGGCCGACCCGGCGGGCGCCGTCGTGGCTCGGTCCGGCTCGATCCTGCGCGACGGCACCTTCACCGGCTGGGGCCGCGCCGAGACCAACCGCGAGGGCGGCTACTGGTTCCGCACCCTGAGCCCGGGGGCCACCGAACCGGGCCGGGCGCCGTTCTTCGCCGTCACGGTCTTCGCCCGCGGACTCCAGGACCGCCTGTTCACCCGCGCCTACCTGCCCGCCGGGCCCGAGACGTCGGAGGCAGACCCGCTCGAGGGCCACCCGCTGGGCGCAGACCCGCTGGGCGCAGACCCGCTGCTCGCCTCGCTAGAACCCGAGCGGCGCGCCACGCTGGTCACAGCGCGCGAGCCCGACGGCTCGTTGCGGTTCGACATCCGCATGCAGGGGGAGGGAGAGACCGTGTTCCTCAGGTACGACCATGCTCCGGCTGATCAGGTTTCGACAGATCAGGTTTCGACAGATCAGGTTTCGACAGATCAGGTCCCGGCCGCCGGCCGGGACGGTGCCGGTGCCTGA
- the pcaH gene encoding protocatechuate 3,4-dioxygenase subunit beta yields MTDTERDAVPDSAPSSLPDSVPSSAPSSAPDARLDAAAESQAQLSAEIEAGHEAYEKGLAQGAPEQFGPRLDWAPYRSSLLRHPTKDLHHADPETIELFAPVFGERDIGALEADLTVQHNGEPIGERIVVRGRVVDGQGRPVRRQLVEVWQANAAGRYVHKRDQHPAPVDPNFTGVGRMLTDDDGWYQFQTIKPGPYPWKNHFNAWRPAHIHFSLFGREITQRIVTQMYFPGDPLFALDPIYQSIQDARARDRLVATYDHDVSQHEWATGYRWDIVLSGAHRTWTEPEDSDE; encoded by the coding sequence ATGACTGACACGGAGCGGGACGCAGTGCCGGACAGCGCGCCGAGCAGCCTGCCGGACAGCGTGCCGAGCAGCGCGCCGAGCAGCGCGCCGGACGCACGGCTGGACGCGGCTGCCGAGTCGCAGGCGCAGCTCAGCGCCGAGATCGAGGCCGGGCACGAGGCCTACGAGAAGGGCCTGGCGCAGGGCGCCCCCGAGCAGTTCGGCCCGCGACTCGACTGGGCCCCCTACCGGAGCTCGCTGCTGCGGCATCCGACCAAGGACCTGCACCACGCCGACCCCGAGACCATCGAGCTGTTCGCCCCGGTCTTCGGCGAGCGGGACATCGGCGCGCTGGAGGCCGACCTGACGGTCCAGCACAACGGTGAGCCCATCGGGGAGCGCATAGTGGTCCGCGGCCGGGTGGTCGACGGGCAGGGCCGCCCGGTGCGGCGTCAGCTCGTGGAGGTCTGGCAGGCCAATGCCGCCGGACGATACGTCCACAAGCGGGACCAGCACCCGGCTCCGGTAGACCCGAACTTCACCGGCGTCGGCCGCATGCTCACCGACGACGACGGCTGGTACCAGTTCCAGACGATCAAGCCCGGCCCCTACCCGTGGAAGAACCACTTCAACGCGTGGCGCCCGGCGCACATCCACTTCTCCCTGTTCGGCCGGGAGATCACCCAGCGCATCGTCACGCAGATGTACTTCCCCGGCGACCCGCTGTTCGCCCTGGACCCGATCTACCAGTCGATCCAGGACGCCCGGGCCCGCGACCGGCTCGTGGCGACCTACGACCACGACGTGTCGCAGCACGAGTGGGCGACGGGGTACCGCTGGGACATCGTGCTGAGCGGGGCGCACCGCACCTGGACCGAGCCGGAGGACAGCGATGAGTGA